From the Bacteroidales bacterium genome, the window TAAATGGCATTTTATGTTGAAAATCAGTATAATTAATAACAGCTGCTTTGTTGGTTTTATTATTTTGAGCTAATGCAACAAAGTAGGGTTCTTTAGATTTTTGTTTAATACGTTCTTCAAGTTTGGTAATTATAAATATGTCGATGTTACCTACTTTATATATAGGATGTTCTGGTTCAAGAAATATCTTTCCATTACAATTGATTTTATTTACATAACAGGTTATTTTTTTCCCTATTTCAATATTATAATTTTTGTAGAATTTTTGTGTAAGTAAATACTTTCTATTCCATTCGTCAACAAGTACAAAATAATCGTCATCGGGTAATTTTAATATTTTTTCAACAAAGAATATATATGCTTTTCCTTCTTTTAATTGTTCCATTATTACTCGTAAATAGTTGTATTCATAACTCTTTTGAAATTTTCATATTTTACTATAAATGCTCCCATTATACCACATCTATTTTTGAATTCTTTAGCATCTTCAATTGTATTAAAATCGCCGATCGTATATTTATATAATCCATCAATTTGTTCTTCTTTAATAAAATCAGTTTCTGCATAAATTTCTGATAGTTGAATATTGGTTAGTCGTTTTTTAAATGCAGCAATTTGTACACGATAAAAATTTGGTTGTTGTAATTTTAAGGGTTTAACTCGAACTAATTCATTACTACGAGGGTATTCTTCTTGTTGTTTTATATTACCATCGTTTTTCCATTTAAAATCGTTTTGTACTTGAAATGGAATAATTCCAACTGAAAATTTAGATTTATTTTTATCTTGAATAAAATAAAAGTTTCCATATATTTCTTTGTAACCTGATAATCGATAGTCAACTTTTATTTTAGCTTTTAAATTTATTTGTTTATTAGATGGTAGTTCAAGCCATATATATTTAGCAATTTGATTTTGTTTAATAAGTGTAGCCGATGAAGATTCAATAGGAAAAATATCGACACCGACTGGAAGGTAAAGCTCTAATTTTGCAAATCCATTGATATTTTCTTTATGAATAATGATATCGATATTGTATTCGGTGCCTGCTTGAATTTTTTGAGGCATAATAATGTCAACATAATACTCATTTTGTGCGTGAGCAAATATGGAATAGCATCCGAAAAACAATAATATTAGATTATATATATATCGCATATTTGAGTTTTCAAAAATACAAACTTTAATCAATATTGAAAAAAAGGATTTAATTAACAGATGTATATTGATTGTTTAAAAATTATGACTTATAAAAAAAACATGTATATTTAATATAAAAGATGCTATTTTTATGTGTTTTTTTTATTTCCTAAAATATAATCTATTTTTGCGATAAAAAGTAATGATGCAAACTATAATAGAAAATGCTTGGAATGATAAGTCTTTGCTTCAGAACGAGGAAGTAAAGAAGTCAATTCTTGACGTTATTTCTTTGTGCAATGAAGGGAAAATACGAGTAGCTGAGCCTGTCAATGAATCATGGGTAGTAAATGAATGGGTAAAAAAGGCAATATTGTTGTATTTTCAAATTCAACCCATGCAAAAAATAGTGTATGAACCTTTTGAATTTTATGATAAAATTCCGTTGAAACGAAATTTCAATGTTCAAGGTGTTCGTGTTGTTCCTCATGCTATAGCACGTTATGGGTCTTATATAGCACCTGGTGTAGTACTTATGCCTTCTTATGTTAATATTGGTGCTTATGTCGATTCAGGAACGATGGTCGATACTTGGGCAACTGTGGGCTCATGTGCACAAATTGGTAAGAATGTACATTTAAGCGGTGGGGTAGGTATTGGAGGCGTTTTAGAACCATTACAAGCAAGCCCAGTTATTATAGAAGATGGTTGTTTTATAGGTTCTCGATGCATTGTAGTTGAAGGCGTAAGAATTGGTAAAGAAGCTGTTTTAGGTGCTAATGTTGTTATTACGCAATCGACTAAGATTATAGATGTAACTCAAACAGAACCTGTTGAATATAAGGGTTTTGTTCCCGAACGTTCGGTTGTAATACCAGGTTCTTATACTAAATCATTCCCGGCTGGAAACTATCATGTTCCATGTGCCTTGATAATAGGAAAACGCAAGGCAAGTACTGATTTAAAAACATCGCTTAACGAAACTTTACGCAATTTTAATATTTCGGTATAATATGATTATTGCATTTGATGCTAAAAGAGCATTTTTTAACAATACTGGATTAGGGAACTACAGCCGCAACTTACTTAATCAACTTTTTACCTTCTATCCTGAACATCAATATTGGTTATATAGCCCCTCTAAGTCATATAATCATAAAATAAAATTATCTTCAAATGCAAAAATTATTACTCCTAATTCGTTAATTGGTAAACTTTTCACTTCATATTGGCGTTCTGTCTTGATTAATGGGCAACTCATAAAAGATAAACCGCAAATATATCATGGATTAAGCAATGAGTTACCCTTTGGCATCACTGCTACAAAAGTAAAAACTATCGTTACTATACATGACCTTATTTTTAAACGCTACCCTGAATGGTACAGGCCTATTGATGTTAAAATATACGATCGTAAATTTTCTTATGCTGCACAAAAGGCAGATATGGTAATTGCTGTAAGTCGACAAACAGCCCATGATATTATTTCTTATTACAAGGTTGCACCCGAAAAAATTAAGGTCTTATACCAAAGTTGTAATCCATTGTTTTTTCGCTTATTAGATAAAAAAAAGATAGAGGAGGTAAAACAAAAATATGCATTACCGAGTCAATACTTACTGTATGTAGGAACGGTAGAAGAGCGTAAAAACTTACATCGGTTAATAGAGGCGATTCAATTGGCTAATATTAAAATCCCATTAGTAGTTGTGGGCAGAAAAACAGATTATTACGAAAAAAAAGTAAAACCTTTGATTGAAAAATATCATATGCACCAGCAGGTATTTCATTATGAGAATATTGAAAATGTTCATTTA encodes:
- a CDS encoding 2,3,4,5-tetrahydropyridine-2,6-dicarboxylate N-succinyltransferase is translated as MQTIIENAWNDKSLLQNEEVKKSILDVISLCNEGKIRVAEPVNESWVVNEWVKKAILLYFQIQPMQKIVYEPFEFYDKIPLKRNFNVQGVRVVPHAIARYGSYIAPGVVLMPSYVNIGAYVDSGTMVDTWATVGSCAQIGKNVHLSGGVGIGGVLEPLQASPVIIEDGCFIGSRCIVVEGVRIGKEAVLGANVVITQSTKIIDVTQTEPVEYKGFVPERSVVIPGSYTKSFPAGNYHVPCALIIGKRKASTDLKTSLNETLRNFNISV
- a CDS encoding glycosyltransferase family 4 protein, which codes for MIIAFDAKRAFFNNTGLGNYSRNLLNQLFTFYPEHQYWLYSPSKSYNHKIKLSSNAKIITPNSLIGKLFTSYWRSVLINGQLIKDKPQIYHGLSNELPFGITATKVKTIVTIHDLIFKRYPEWYRPIDVKIYDRKFSYAAQKADMVIAVSRQTAHDIISYYKVAPEKIKVLYQSCNPLFFRLLDKKKIEEVKQKYALPSQYLLYVGTVEERKNLHRLIEAIQLANIKIPLVVVGRKTDYYEKKVKPLIEKYHMHQQVFHYENIENVHLPAFYQGATIFIYPSLFEGFGIPILEAQASGTPVLTSTGSCFSEAGGPHSAYANPLDAEDIAQKIQNLLNDKERRINMIEQGRAYARQFNDKQCADNLIKIYEQLLGI
- a CDS encoding SPOR domain-containing protein; the encoded protein is MRYIYNLILLFFGCYSIFAHAQNEYYVDIIMPQKIQAGTEYNIDIIIHKENINGFAKLELYLPVGVDIFPIESSSATLIKQNQIAKYIWLELPSNKQINLKAKIKVDYRLSGYKEIYGNFYFIQDKNKSKFSVGIIPFQVQNDFKWKNDGNIKQQEEYPRSNELVRVKPLKLQQPNFYRVQIAAFKKRLTNIQLSEIYAETDFIKEEQIDGLYKYTIGDFNTIEDAKEFKNRCGIMGAFIVKYENFKRVMNTTIYE